The nucleotide sequence ATTATTTAATAAATCAAGCATGATCAATTCCTAAGTGGGCAATTATTCTCGGGTAATGGTTTCATCCAGATTCAGCAGCACGCGGCTTAACATAATCCACGGTGCCAGCGTGGGATCGCCTGGCGATAGTTTTTGTGCTTCCGCTGCCTGGGTTTCGTAATAGGCTTGTTGCTCTTCCACAAATTGAATCAGGCGGGCACGTTCCCGCGTATTCGGCGTGCGTGCCAGGCACAGTTGAAACCCATAATCAATTTTCTCTTCCAAACGATCAGACGGGTGATTTTTGATCCGCCCGGCAAGTGCCTGGGCGTATTCCAGAAATGCAGAATCATTCAGCAGGGTCAGTGCCTGCAACGGAGTGTTCGAACGATTTCGTCGGGTGCAGGTGGTGTTACCTTCGGGTGCATCAAACACCACTAACTGTGGGTGTGGTGCTGATCGCCAGAAAAACGTATACATGCCACGTCGATGCCGCTTTGCACCGATGTCTGCTTTCCAGTTTTTGTTCACCTGCGTAAAACGATACACCCCTTCTGGTTGTGGGGGAAAGACACTGGGTCCACCGATTTCCCGGCTGAGCAACCCTGCACTCGCCAGGGCAATATCACGCACTGTTTCTGCTGGTACACGCAAGCGGTTTTGGCGTGCGAGGAACAGATTGCGGGCATCTTTAGTGGCCAGTTCTTCCCGCACTGCAGAGGATTGCTGATAGGTGGCTGAAGTAACAATCAAGCGATGAATCTGCTTCACCGACCAGTTATTCTGCTTAAAGCTGGTAGCCAGCCAATCCAGAAGTTCCGGGTGGGATGGCAATGTTCCCTGGGTGCCAAAATCGTTTTCCGTTTCGACCAGCCCCAGGCCAAAGAATTGCTGCCAGTACCGGTTCACCACCACGCGGGCCGTCAGTGGGTTTGCCGGATCGACAATCCATTTTGCCAGATCGAGGCGATTGTTGTTCTCTTTCCCAGCGGGCAACACTTTCGGAAAACCAGTTCCCACTTCAACGCCAGGGCGGGTGAAATCCCCACCAATCAGCACGGTGGTCTTTCTTGGTGTGGTACGTTCCTTCATGATCAAGGCGTTGATCGTCTGTGGTTTCAACTTCTCCAGCCTTGCCAGTTCCGCATACATGCTGGTGCGTATTTGCAGCAGAGAAATATTGGTTAAAGCCGACCAGCCATTGG is from Zavarzinella sp. and encodes:
- a CDS encoding DUF1549 and DUF1553 domain-containing protein codes for the protein TVETWIAEGAKGPAQAEVDTAIANRSNHWSFQPIRNPQPPVVANAQWVKNPIDQFVLHRLEQEKIAPSPAADKVTLLRRVTLDLTGLPPTPEEVAAFVQDNRPDAYQRVVDRLLKSPHYGEMQARYWLDAARYADSNGFSIDSARTMWKYRDWVIDAFNRDMPFSQFTIEQLAGDLLPNATQSQLIATGFHRNTLRNEEGGVDQEQFRVEAIVDRVNTTGTVWLGLTIGCCQCHDHKFDPISQREYYQFYAFFNQCDEPNLAVETAETRAAKKKIQTAIQALEHELKYLDSTTLDRVEQWRGEIADEDRDRLPKNLMQLLLLPPNGRTPKQEATLLASYRQNEQLRYILGNTNGWSALTNISLLQIRTSMYAELARLEKLKPQTINALIMKERTTPRKTTVLIGGDFTRPGVEVGTGFPKVLPAGKENNNRLDLAKWIVDPANPLTARVVVNRYWQQFFGLGLVETENDFGTQGTLPSHPELLDWLATSFKQNNWSVKQIHRLIVTSATYQQSSAVREELATKDARNLFLARQNRLRVPAETVRDIALASAGLLSREIGGPSVFPPQPEGVYRFTQVNKNWKADIGAKRHRRGMYTFFWRSAPHPQLVVFDAPEGNTTCTRRNRSNTPLQALTLLNDSAFLEYAQALAGRIKNHPSDRLEEKIDYGFQLCLARTPNTRERARLIQFVEEQQAYYETQAAEAQKLSPGDPTLAPWIMLSRVLLNLDETITRE